The Gadus macrocephalus chromosome 3, ASM3116895v1 DNA segment GTGCTCACCCCCTCTTCCCTGTCCTCCCTCCACGGCCCCCAGTCAGTCCGGAGGCTGCGGGAGACCACCACAGAGGCTCTGAGTggaccctcctcctctgccccggggggggggcacgcatACAGAGGGGCTGAGGACAGAGGCGGCGGGCTCTCTGCCGGCCAGGCACACACCCAGAGCCACGCCCTGCAGCACTGGAGCACACACATGAGGCAGCGGCGACGGCAGCAAGAGTCTCTAGCCAGTGAGTTCACGTAGGAGCCAGGTCTCAGGGGAACCGGCTGCAACAGGATGGTGTCTATTCTCACCTTTGTACAATAGAGTTAAATGCGTATGCAAATTAGATTGAAGGTCAAATGCATGGATCTCCTTCAGAATATCACTCCGCAGAAGACTCACAGGACATTGGCGTGACGGCGCCGGCAAGCATGAGGTTCACTGCCGACCTTTCAACCCAGCTGAAACCTCGTCGCCACAAACATCTATTCACTAAACCAATCAAACGCTTAAACACAATGGAGCTCAAAGAAACATGAACAGGGGGCGCGATATTAACCCAAATAACATAGGAATCAGTCCAAGGGTCATAACGGTTTAATATTGAGAAGAAACCCATTCATCCAAATGCTTACATTGGTGATACCAATCCAGGTCCTTTGAGGTTGCAGGCGTTGGGGGTAAGGATGTCTATGCAGGTTGGCCTGTGTGCTTTGGGGATTGAGGCCAGCAGAGCATACCTTACAGTAGGGGTCGGGCACCCTATTCTCCACCCCATGCCCTAACGCCCCCCAGTGAGTGACGATGTGAATACAACACCACTACAGTCAGTAAAGATGGAACTGCACCATGGCAGTCCACACCAGTCAGGGAATGAGTTATATACACGTTTAATTTGtatgatataaaatatataatattattacatAGTATTTATGTTCTAAACAATATGTAATAtcaccgttgtttttttaaaatctTTATGTTTCTCCTCTTCGTCTAAGAGTCGCTCCACAGGCCGAAGGACTGGTTGCTGATGAACCGAGCCAACAGCTTCCGGAGGATTCAGGAGCAGCGAGAGCTTCTGAGCCTCGTCCTGCCAGCCATACAGCCAGGACATGTAGGTGAACCATCTCCTCAGCCATGGTCCCCTCATAATGTACTATTCCATTGGCCGCTGGACCAAAAGCTTGCCACAATGCCACATAGCCACATAGTAGTACTTCTGGTGACGTATCAAGCACACACTGGTTCCAAGTAATTATATGGCACAATATAATTGCTATTATCAAATGTATcatgtgtggtctgtgtgtttgcgtgtgtgtgtgtgtgtgtgtgtgcgtgcgtgcgtgcgtgcgtgtgcgtgtgcgtgtgcgtgtgcgtgtgcgtgtgcgtgtgtgtgtgtgtgtgtgtgtgcgtgcgtgcgtgcgtgcgtgcgtgcgtgcgtgcgtgcgtgcgtgcgtgcgtgcgtgtgtgtgtgtgtgtgagtgtgtgtgtgtgtgtacgtgtgtgtgtgtgtgtgtacgtgtgtgtgtgtgtgtgtgtgtgtgtgtatttgcatggatgtgtgtgtgtgtgtgtgtgtgtgtgcgtgtgcgtgtgcgtgtgcgtgtgcgcgtgcgtgcgtgcgtgcgtgcgtgcgtgcgtgcgtgcgtgcgtgcgtgcgtgcgtgcgcgtgcgcgtgcgcgtgcgtgtgcgtgtgcgtgtgtgtgtgtgatgcgatGCGGACCCAGGGCTACCGTGTGGGCAGTGAGTTCTGGTCCCAGCCCGAGTGCTTGGGGGACGAGGTGGGCGGGATCGTGGCCACCCTGACTCGTAGCCAGCGGGGCCAGCGGGAGTCCTTGGTCCGCGTAGGACAACCACGCAGCGTCCAGCATGAGTCAGGTACACTCAGGAGGAACATAATTACAACCTGCCACCCATTTACATGCACTTTGACtctttattaatataaatataggcCTGCTGtaattataaatgtaacaaaatgtattttgttcTTATTGTATTTTAGGTTGCCCGTTGACAGCTGGCTGTCAATAGGCAGCTTGAAATGAGCCAAATAGGCTAAAGCTGCTCCTTTTACTGTACAGTTAATCAAAGGGGACTGTCCACGGaactataaacaaataaactaaacttaactaaacttaactaaactaaactaaatgaGAGGTCATATTCTATATTGAAACGTGAGCACCCATCCGTTGGCTCATATATTTATTCTgcattcattttcttttcttttaatttgCCCTTTCTTTGCAAGAGCACATTTCAGTAGTATCTGTCAGAGCTTTTCACAATACCCCATGACGGCGTCACAGCAGTGCATATGAGCATGTCATAGTTCCGTTGTTTGTATGATAGTGTCTATATAGCGTCTGTAAAAGCATCTCATTTGCTTGTGGCTGAGGTTTTCAGTATTTATGTTTGACGGAGTCTCATCAGTTAATGTGTTTCTATAACGTGgggagacatttacatttaggtcatttcgcagaagcttttatccaaaacgacttaTAATAAGTACATATTATTGCAGATTACAAGAAAGTGAAACATTATATCGCTGTGTACAACAAGGATGTTAATAGaaacaagtgcaaagcactgACAATCGCTAGGTcgacccattccccgtacacaacaaagacagctaggataagacgccaCATAACAAAGTATTATAACTAAACacgacacacaataagtgcgtgcATTCATCTGTAGACATCTTTGTTCCTTCAGGGAATGTGGTGTCAGAGAAGCATGGTCCCGCCCCTAAAGGGTGGAACCAGAGTGAATACCTCCAGCGACAACAGCAGCAGATCCAGCCGCTTCTCAAGGAGCGGGACCTTGAAGCGCCCGTAAGTCGGTAGCTACCGTGCTCACTCTCGGCCACTTTGGATTGACTGACGCATCTCCTGAACCACTGAATGACTCGATTATGACCCGGCTCacagctacacccccccccggTCTGCTGAACACAGTTTAGCCGTAAGCTCTGAACTAGGACTTAAAACTGGTGCTCTGGTCACACAGTCAAACATAGATTGGAACTCTCTGTTAAGTGATCTATTTAAGGTTTATATTAACTACAAATTATGCATAGCTCAATTTAGATTATTCATTCCTTCAATCATGAGTAGTCAGTAGTTCAACTGTCAAATCTTTGTATAAAACACAAACCTTTCCATGAATTGTTATTTTTCAAGTTTTGAGTGTAATCGATATGCCTGTTAAGCTTGTTAGGTATAATCTAATCTTGGATTCAGCAGTCCtttagcagaacttctggggggagaTGGCACAAAGCCTTAGCCGGAAACCAGAAACTGCATTGTGGAGAATTACGCCCTATTTCCTTTTCTCTTGTGTCCGGTCATTTAAATGGATAAAGATTTCAAAAGGGGATTTTAATCGTTTTTTCTACAGTGGCCTCACTACACAGTGTTgctttgaaacctttacagacactcTTTTAAAGTAAACTACTGCTGTACGAGTTTGTGTTACAGATCCTGCCTCAGACAacagcattcaaaacaaatatgaagcgaaACCATGTGAAACGGCACGTTCACCCTTTAGACATCAAACCAAAGTCAACCTTTCTTCTGTACTACCATCATCCTTGTTGTTTTGTCCCTCTGTTTTGCACGACTGAccactatatatataaattgtatatttatatatctctatgtgtgtttttaatgcCATGTTCAATCTGGCCTTGGAATAGAGCATCTTTTATCCGTCGCCAGATCAGCGGGTGGCTGGCCTGTCCAGAACACTCTGTCTCTGCCGCTGGCGCTCTTTGTTCATGTTACCCCATCCAGGACCACTCGGTTTCTGGATGTGCTTTAGCCAGAACAAAGAACATGCacagaggaagacacacacacacatacacacacacacacacacacgcacgcacgcacacgcacacgcacgcacacacacacacacacacacacacacacacacacacacacacacacacacacacacacacacacacgcacacgcacacgcagacacacgcacgcacacacacacgcagatacactcacacacacgcacacaaagacacaacacggacaaacacatatacagacccacacacagacaaacactcaaCAAGTTTTACCTTCCTGCCATTCAAGGTCAGGTAAATCATGACCAAACCAGACCTCTGTATGCTTTTGCATCTGACGAAAACTTTAAACTCATTTCAACATGTCCTCTGATTGAAGGACATGGAGCACTTGGAGGTGATAGGCTCCGCCAGGCCCGTCACACGTGTTTCAGTGCCTCCCAAGCCCTTGCACCGCGAAGAGGAAGCGCGGGAGAAGGCGACGACAGAGAAGCGGTAAGAAAGCGTTGCGCGCCTTCTGAATGGACTCTCCAACCCGCTGGCTTCCTCACTCCCTGTCGGCCGGACCTCTGCgacctgtgccccccccccctctgacccAGAGATCCAGGGGTGcaggatgatggtgatggtgatggtgatggtgatgatgatgatgatgatgacaccaCCGTGATGCCGGTCCCTGCCTTGATGTTCTGCGGCCAGAGAGCCCACTGGaccggcagctcctcctcccatcAGGTACGGCACATCCTTCCCCATACAGAGCTGCCCTGCTCCGACTGATGtgatgccctcctcctcctcctcttcctcctcctcctcctcctcctcctcctcctcctccccccttaagTAGAAAACACCAGATGCCAGACTCGGCATCAGGATTAGATCAGGGCTTCATGGTGCACTGTGTGATGTGGTTTGACCCTCTTTAGACCTCACCCCTTCTGCTTCATCTCTGCCCCTgcctctgtgtctgcgtgtgtctctggTCCGTGTCCACGTCCTCTCAGGGCCAGCTGGGGATCAGCTCCAGGATGGGCTTTGAGGTTGTGATCGGGGCGACGGCCCGCT contains these protein-coding regions:
- the mycbpap gene encoding MYCBP-associated protein, giving the protein MQVKSIQPNLHSPKPPTDSRKQEEMTGALARRMRTGQQGCKTVEEAEGQLCQAEGTLLLRHTGHRGPRYDHQGVVLPHSILGNLQDFKSYLETRGETESVRRLRETTTEALSGPSSSAPGGGHAYRGAEDRGGGLSAGQAHTQSHALQHWSTHMRQRRRQQESLAKSLHRPKDWLLMNRANSFRRIQEQRELLSLVLPAIQPGHGYRVGSEFWSQPECLGDEVGGIVATLTRSQRGQRESLVRVGQPRSVQHESGNVVSEKHGPAPKGWNQSEYLQRQQQQIQPLLKERDLEAPDMEHLEVIGSARPVTRVSVPPKPLHREEEAREKATTEKRDPGVQDDGDGDGDGDDDDDDDTTVMPVPALMFCGQRAHWTGSSSSHQGQLGISSRMGFEVVIGATARSHLLLRNQGNSALYYTWQRLELPRCFTGTPRTARQSASPHFYFNSSMGVILPCETQQVDFMFKSDTPGIKCELWQLNTHPVLLGGAAMQLTLRGVALDQDTNADHRLGLEVAY